The Papaver somniferum cultivar HN1 chromosome 6, ASM357369v1, whole genome shotgun sequence genome segment TACTTCTACAGCTTCCTGCAAATTCAATTCACATTAAACCATCATTTCTACAACACAAAATCTCTTTCATTTATATCTTGAAACTCAGCCTAGCACAACTTCACAACACCAAGCTGCTGCAAACAATCACATTCACTTTCTTGTTTACCTGAGTCAATTAGCAGCAACAGTACACTCAATTATAAGTTCTCCGTCTCGGGTATGAATACTGACCTAACCGTTCTTGATGCAACTGTGCAAGCTGCGCTTCAGCAGAACCTAATGTGTCAAGGAAATCATCAAAGGAAGTACGACTAGTTGATCTATAAGGATGTGCTGGGACAAAGGGAGCATTGGTTACTCCACTCATTGGTATCTGTAGTACCTTGAGGAGTTCAGCACTACAAGAAAGTGAACAAAAAACAAGCATTAGTCAGGATAATCAGTATGAATCTTTCAGAATAAATCTGTTCTGGTACCTTGATCACTGACCAAATAATCCAAGATAATGCCCATTTGACAAGTACAAGCTAATAACTAAAAATCAGTATTAGAAGGAACAACCGACATAATCAACTCAAATTGGACGCATTATCATTTCGACAACAAGCGACTAACTTCCTCAGCAATCTTAAAGGAGATACAAACACTTTAGATAAAATTCATTACTAAGACAGTATGGCACTAAAGGAAAAACAAGGAATCCCAAATTTAAAAATGCAGGCGAAGTCAGTAGAAGGTATAACTAACATAAGGACCTCAACAAGCGACTGACTTCCTTAGCAATCTTAAAGGAGACAAAAAAAATTGGATGACAGTAAATACGCCactgaagcaaaaaaaaaaaaaagaatgagaagTTTAAAAGTGAAGGAAAAGTAAGTACCTGTACCGAAGGAGATGGAGAGGTGGACTCCGTTCCTTAACGATATTGCTACCTTTTGTAATACTACCATTAGTTAGTAATCTAGTAATGAAAATCCAGGTATACCACGCTTCAAAAcgagatgaaactgatttcatccagcATATTCCGATGAAAATACAATTATATCATAGTCTATAActatatgaaactagttttcatcctgcatattttgataaaaaaacaaatatattacagtttacaactagatgaaattggtttcatcctgagtaTTATTACGAAACTAAGGTATATCAATATGTAAGttatatgaaactggtttcatcctgcatatttggcgaaaataCAACTATATGAAagtttacaactagatgaaactgatttcatccatcATATTCCGATGAAAATACAATTATATCATAGTCTATAActatatgaaactagttttcatcctgcatattttgacaaaaaaataaatatattacagtttacaactagatgaaattggtttcatcctaagTATTATTACGAAATTAAGGTATATCAATATGTAAGttatatgaaactggtttcatcctacatATTTGGCGAAAATACAGCTATATGAAagtttacaactagatgaaattggtttctagTTGAGTATTCTGACGAAAATGGTATATCAATGAATAAActatatgaaactagttttcgtcctgcatattttgacaaaaaaacaaatatattaCAGTTCACAACTAtatgaaattggtttcaccaaggCTATTCTGATAAAAATTGAGGTATATCAATGTGTAAACTAgatgaaactgattacatccTTCCCACCAATACAACCAAAAAAAATTTTCATCCATGTTTAAACTTTGATGAAAACAATTTCAACTCCatccaaaacaggatgaaaccaatttcatccaaaccaaattcaatcaatttcagaCTGGATTTTACATAAGCTTAACCTAGATGAAACTAGTTACATATAAACGAAATTCAATGAATTTTaaactggattttacaaaacttaaaccaagatgaaaccagtttaatCCAAACCATTTTCAATCATGTTTTAAGCTAGATTTActcaagaagaaaaaaacagaatGAAATTTCACTCATAAAAATGATTCATTTCAGAAAATTAAGGTAGTTAACATCAATTCATGTGAAATTAATGAGTTCTGATAATAAAATTATGAGAAAGAATTAGGATCGAGAAACTTACCAGTGAAATCGATGgaagagaaaaccctaattttggtttgaatgaatttGAGAACTCTCCATTTAATTAGGGTTGCCGGTGTTTTGTGGTAGTGGTGATATCAATGTtgacgatgatgttgatgtttGCGGTGGTGTaggaaggtggtggtgttggttgtagTTGCTGTAGATGCTGATGTCGGTGGTTGTAGTATTTTCGATGGTTGCGGTGGTGAaggaaggtggtggtgttggttgtagTTTGTTgtagatgttgatggtggtggttgtagtattgtcgatggtggtggtggtagatgtggttatagttgatgatggtggtggtagatGTGGTTatagttgatgatggtggtggtggagaaagaGAAGATCGAGAGCAGAAGAAGGCAATGCATTCGGTGGAGAGCAGTTGAAGAAGGGTTTTGGAGAtaattggtggtggtgatgaatttttttgagagagtttgattTTCCACGGTGGTGATGGCGGCGATGGAGAACGAGAGCCTGTTTAAACTTTTTTCAGATCTGGTTTTTGTTCCACGAAGAAGACGAGAAGAAATGATGTCTATGAAGGGCAGTCTCGTCTCTCCCTattaaaagattttgttggtcatttGACCCAGACGGAAAGCTTacccgtccatttgacccaggaAACATACCTTTttgctatatagcccattttctggAAAAGAAATTTGTGCATGtaataaataaagagattttctttcatttctttATCTTGTTTCCCATAATAACTTGGGAACTAATCTCTTTCTCAGAAACCAAACTAGGGAACTACTTGCAGTAGAATCCTAGCCGAGGCTCGATGAGTTAATGTAAAGGTGAAATTGTGTTGTGCCTCCCTATTTCAAATAGTTGCAGATACAAACTTGTGTGGACAATGATAATTACAAACCCTCTTATTACTCTTTCATTTTTTATCATAGAGAAATACAACGAGGTTACAATCAAGATGAAACCCATGTAACATAGGAACCACCTTCGTTAGAGTGAATTACCTAATTGTGTACAAAGATTAAGGAAAAACAGTGGAGGAAAACTCTACACAACCATTACCACCCCAACAGGGTTATATATAACGCTGCCCACCTACCATATTTCATTTAAATTAGAAATAGTTCCTCTAATCTTCCAAGCTCAGCCTGACATTTTGGACTTTCACCGATAACTTCAATTTCTGCTCCTCCATATCTTTCAACACTGCTAACAGATTTTCTCGATATACTTCACACCTTTCATTTGCACACTCCAGCTCATTTACCAACTCTTctattttcttctccttctcatccTATCACACCGAGAAAGATAAAGATGAGAGATGTTAAGACATGACTCAATACACAAGCACAAGAAAAAATAACagaaaagaagatgaagagaggTTACACATTTCAAAACAATTATGTGAAGAATATGGTTCATACCCAGATACCCTCACTAATTTTCAAAACTCATGTTCCACTCGAGAGAAAAAGAAGACCGGAAATCATTATATTATATGGAAGAGATGAATCGGAAACACAATGTCAGCTTAGCAATCCAATACCAAATCACATCAACATTCACACATATATTTTCTTGAAACTGACATTCACGCAATATACTAACTGTTTTACCACATACAGCTTTTCCCCACCAGATCACATATCCCACGCATAATTTTCAACATTGTTACATTATGTGCAAGCTTCACAGGAAACTTAGGTCGTGATTCTTCCTAGAACCAAATTTACTGTGCTGGAAGCACAAGTTATTTTACTTACCAATGGAGGAGACATGGTCTATATCTATTAGGCTAAACTGTTCATTTGAAAAAGGTTTAAATCTAAAACGGTGCTAGAAAAGCTAACGAAAAAACAAATTGATTATAGCAGCTAAACATTATTTGAGCTACACAGATTTCGTGATTGACGCCAACATTCTCATGAAAAAAACATCACTCAGAACCAAAGAATCACACAAATTTATATATGGTATAGCGAACACTAGAACAACAATCGCAAAAGAAAGGCATCAACATCTTACCCACTAGCATCCAAAATAGGAATGACAAGAAgcaaagaagaaaataataatctaAGAATAAGAAGCGTGATTTTTTACCAATATCAAGGTCTAGACACTCCAACCCCCTTAAACATTTACCAACGCAAACTTGGCTTGGACATTAATAATTTGCCATTCAGAATATGAAAGAATAGAGATAATCAAGGGAAACTCCTTGAGAACTGGATTGCCACAAAGATAGGAATGACaagaagcaaagaagaagatagtaATCTAAGAATAAGAAGCGTGATTTTTTTTACCAATATCAAGGTCTAGACACTCCAACCCCCTTAAACATTTACCAATGCAAACTTGGCTTGGAACATTAATAATTCGCCATTCAGAATATCAAATTGAAAGAATAGAGATAATCAAGGGAAACTTCTAGAGAACTGGATTGCCACAAAGATAAAGCAGACAACATATAAATCAAATATGCACTTAAGTAAATGAGGAGAAAACTGACCGCAGAGCAAGATTGAAGCTGGCCCAATCTGTTCCCCTCGGCTGAACACACTTCTCCGTTGCTTCCATTGGGCAGATTTCCTAACGGTGCTACTCCAGAACCATGCTTCTTGGAAGTTTTGACCTTCTTTATAGCCTCTTTCAGGGCATCCATTGCCACATTATAAGTCTGTGAAGATTTTGCCCCTTCATCTACATATTTAATCACTTCCTGTCGCAGATTGTTAAATCGATCTATCGAGGACTCCTTGGAAGTACTCTGCAATTCAAGGGCATGGTCGTCCACCACAACCCCGCTCTTTGCATTTCTTGTCCAGCGTCTCAAGACATAATGAGAAGGTAGCGTTAAGACGTTTGTGACTCTAAATACAGCTAATATGTGCTTACACAGAACGCCAGAAAACTCGAACATTTGACAGCTACAGTTTGCTAGCATTTCGAAAACATGGAATCGGACAATGTAAGCCTTGTGCTCCTCTCCAAATTTCACCACCCTATATACCGTGACTGTCCCAGAGTCCTCAATTTTCGTTGCAGTACTAGCAAGAGTTTCAACcaattcttcttgaaattttacaaatatTCTCCTTGTATAAATGTTTGCAGCTTGTTTTTCCATGGGAGAAGGGGTCTTGAGTACTGGTGCGGTATTCAATGTATCGTAATCTGCCTTTACTTCCTTCTCATGTCTACTTGCAATAGCTTTTTCATACTGTTTGACAAGCACCTGCACAGTGGTTGATGCATTCACATACCCATCGAAAAAAGAGTTTATACTGTCACTCGCTTGCGTCACAGACATCTCTGCAAAGAATGTGTCACGCAGGTACACTGGGACCCATTGCATTCGAGCATTGTACATCGATTGAAGCCATTCGTTTTCcataagatcgtatctctgaaGAAGTAACTGCCAGGATGACTCAAACTCTTCAATGGACTCGGTTGTGTTGATGCACTTGCGGAACTCGATTTCAAAATTTGGGTGTGATTGGCAAACACCAGATAACTTATCTTGGGCCTCTCTGAATATATTCCACTTACAGAAACGGTGTCGAGTATCTGGGAATACATGAGTGACAGCTGCCTCTATGACTCTATCTTGGTCGGTTGTGATTGAGATAGGATGGCGTCCTGACATTTGTGCAAGCCAGGCCTGAAATAACCAGATGAAGGATGATTCAGACTCGTTGAGAAGTAATGCGCAGCCAAATAACACAGGTTGTCCATGATGGTTCCACCCAGTGAACGGAGCAAATGGGACCCTGTACCTATTGGTTCTATACACTGTGTCAAATATAACGGTGTCTCCAAAGCAGTTATAGTTCATCCTACAAGTTGCATCAGTCCAGAATATGTTCCCGGCCGAGTGATCACTGTCGCCTTGGATTTCGTAAAAGAATGTAGGATCCTCAGCTTGCATCTGCTTTAGGTAGTCCAATACCTGCTGAGCTCCACCACCAAAATGTCTCTGCCTGCTAGTAAGGTAATTTCGGTAATCCACAGTAGAAAACCCGACATTATCAACTCCACCAGATTCCTTTATCAACACTGACATCACCCCACTTGGTCCTATGCCAGCCGCTTGGAGAGTATCAATCAAGCTCCGTGCAGACCCTGAAATGTGTTTATGTGATCGGAGGGAATGCACTTTATCATGTGGCACGAGTTCATGATTATGCTCTTTTGTAATTTTAGAAACGATCCATTTCCCCGTATCCTTTTTCTTCACCATTATCATTGCTTTGCAACCAACTCTAGCAATAGCTCGTGGACGTTTCTGTTTGCGCTTACTATTCCGGTCACGCCCTTGATGGAAACCTTGCCTCGAACACACAATCTGGCGACAAATAATAGCATCATCGTGACGCGACCTATGGTAAGTACTAACACGGGTACTGAATCCGACACGACGCGCATAAGAATTGTAAAAAATACGAGCAGCTTCTTCTGATTCAAATTCCATGCCCTCATACGGTTCAAGATCAGCATCCGTATCAGTAGTAACAGGTACAATATCCCCAAATAAATCTCCaccatcaagaaattcaccattatcATAATCTACATCCTGTTCAAGGTCTATACCATTGTTATTAATGTCAAGATCATCATTTTCTTCACCGGAACCAATGTCGAACTCCATATCCATGTTATTCAATGGTTCAAACTCCATAACTAAAGTGGGTATTTAGGGTTTCGTAATGAATACTTATACTAATACTGTTATCTCATTTGTAAACAAATTTACTTATTCTATTAATCGTATGAGTTTGAATAAAGTTGGGAAGATAAAAATTGAAGCTTTAATACACAAGTTCAGAGAGAAAGTTGAAGAAAATGAAACTGACCCAAAAGTAGAAATTGAAGGAAACTTCCAGCCAGCGCTTTGatggtgtgtgtgtgtgtctAGTAACAAGAGAATCAACGGAACCCTAAAACCTTCTTTCAgggttgttgaagttgtgaaaaAAGGATTCGAAGAGAGAAAGCTCATTCATTTGGAGGGGAGTGCAGGGAAAAAGGAGTGAGAGAGAAAGTGAAGAACTATCTAGCACTTCTCGTACCACCTTGACTACCATACTTCTTCTATGAGTAGGGCCGGCATGTTTGTTAGGGCAATTCCTATCGCAATGGCtaaatgaaatattttgttgagccaggtgaaTGGGCAAACTGGTTTTTCCATTATGGTAAAGCATTCATCGATTGATAATCAAGCGCCCGAACTTCAAACAAACGATGGCGTTGGCAGAAAAATGCAAACGTTGAAAACTCACACGCAGGCGTTGAAGACATAACTGTTGGCGTTGATGACACCAACGCGGGCGTTGGACACAAAAACGCCAACGGTCGATTCTCTAACGCTCATATTGTCAACGGTATTATTTTCAAAACTATAAATTGCTTCAACTGAATTCATTTTCAGTCACACCACTactatttccttcttctaaaactcttctaaaTCAAAATTTTTTGATACAATATGAGGCATTTTAAGAAAAGCGGTCAAtagtgtaaaaaaaaaaagagatcgaagaaatgaaCCGGCACCCCGGCTTGCCATAGATGTATGTTTTTCTCAAAATCGGGAAGCAGAGTTTGCTTCGCCGAGTGCCGTTGTTGCCCCATCATTAGTCCAAGGTCATGTGTCGGGACATCAAGCTCGGTCTGAGGATTATTTTAGAatgagaggtggattttcagaCTTAAAGGCTGTTTATGAAGTTTTACCCCCTCAAGTCCGAGAAAGGGTTGACAGATATCCCTGGCGTCCGCTTCtagaagacacaacaacaaaattcagaaaacagtggtagaaaggtggtggGCGACGACGCACACATTCCATTTTCTGGATTTTGAAATTGATAAGCTTGTCTAACTTAACTtaaattatatttttaaaataattattaaataattaaaagaattaatcatagttgatattatacttgtaataggaattacgccccttgatttgtgtttcatttgtGGGATCCCAAGTGGAATGGGAGAGCCAGCACCATTCAACCAAGATGAATGGATATCAAATAGTAAAGGGGAGACGCTTTTTCCCTCGTTTATAGATTCAGAAATACCTGAAGATTATAAATAATTGAAAGGAGGTGGAATTAAATATTTAGCGTTGAAGTATTTCCTTAACCAACCCAGAAACCCAGAAAatgtagatgactatcctgaactcGAAATAATTTtttatcttatgggtactgggtcagacattctttccaaactcaacttgTGTTGCTCGTGTTGGTAGGCTTCAGGCGTCAGATGATCTTGACAAATCACCAGATTATGACTAGGGATCTGCAGTTTTAGCAGAATTGTACTGTGGGATGGATCACGCGTCCATGGGAGGAGATAATTTTTATGAGCAAATGTAAattaagtcaaaatactaaaattatggagtaatttgcagtattgggGTATAGCTACTTCCGTGTTAGTAAACCAATCCTTAAAGAAGATTCCCAAAGATTTCCAATGTTGGATATGTACATCTCGACCAACTTAGCGAAGGGCACTGGCAGCGACGTCCCGGGTTCCAGTTTTGTTCAGAGGTTTCATCAGATGACTTGGAGCCAGAACAACGTCGTTGTTCACCCTTACattgattttcctcagtatggTGCTAATGTTGGACAATGTGTTCTTGATTATTCTCTGcgtagagttgttttttacacTCCAGAATTAGATAGAGGGGTTTGGTACCTGGGAGAAAGACTACAAGACCAAATGCAATGTATATatgcaattgcaattaacccCCCACAACAGATGCAAATCTCTGGATCAGATTTTGATCGGCTGAGAAGAACCAATTGggagaggtatgaactaaatacacAGAGGGTTATTAGTAAAGCGCAGTATGCCACCTGGTACAAGTCGATTGCGAAGCCTGTAATTGGGATAAACAACATGCACAtctatgggtttgatttcccAGGATTATCACGCCCGTCTCATGATGCAAATATCATTCCTAGCCAGCCACCTCCAAAAGAGccatgctttatgacttaccctaccacgggtgcaagttcttcatcatcttcgtcaaataTGCCCGGAATTCGTTGGGAGATGGaaagtattacttcacaaggtgagccaACCATGATCCCAATTGTTTCCCAAGCTATATGTAATGTGAATATCCTTAATACAATGTCATTGCCAGTAAGGAAGAGTTGCGGAACCAATTGAACGATTTGTATTGGATGAATCAGCAAATGGAGGCTATACACTTGAATGCGTGCCGGAAATGGCACGGGAACACAATGTTTGGATCGGTCACATTCTTCCAATTCCACTAGGAACAACAGATCATGGCACGATAGTGATGAAACAGTGGTGGAAGAAACACAAGTACGACAGAGTTCTTTTTCACCACACATATGGCATAATACTTCACCATAAACTGTGCATGTATCTCAACCTCAAGTATTTTGGATAGATCCTAGGCACATTTCATCATGATTCTCATCCTATAACCCAAATGATTGCTACAAtgttacaccaccaccacaacaacaacaaacatcttaTATGCTGGGAGGACCGAGTGCAGCGAGTGCTTTCCAACAATCGCCTAGTGCTTTCCAATCGCCTAATGTTGTTCAACCATCTTTATCTTCTTATGGAAATTTACTTAATATGTTGGCAATTGGGGATATCCCAGGTTTATCCCAAGATCTTGGAGAATTATTGACTCCAGAAAATAACAATGGGAGAGCTAGCGATGAGCGACGTTAGAGATattgtttgtaatttttaattctgctacattgtaattttagttttaaaagtacgatggtttgaattaaatgaaattacatatgtttaagaTTAAGtgttttacattagcttcactgaatTACGGCGGACTACATTAGCTtcaaagaaggggttgaaactgttcAACATGCACTTAGTACGAACAACTACCTTAGCATTACGTTCTTACTTTCTTATTGGAGTTTTAACACAAGTAGATCGCTACACATGGGCAGATGCcaccttaaggatttcgaaacattttttgaaaagaaaagacacattttccatcttcgccattcagccaaagatcttgttaccatctcagcatcagtttcacctctcaaGCTATATCTACTGGCTTGTATGGTTAAAGCTACAAACCCACTTATTTCTATTAATTGTACGAAAACGATTTTCTATGTCGCATATAGCACGACGACTCGGATTACGGGTATCACTGCAGAACTCGTCGTGAATAACCGCCCAaaaattcacccatggatagtttgctgaagcaagctgagtaaataaaaaacatagtttctgcaaatagattcatcttcttctttagtatacGGAGCGCGTCGAACTAACAAAGGCCGATACATGTTCAAGAATTGAaaaatttgttgaagttgaagaaattttttaagctaagagaagagtaaagaagactagatgtgtgaatgtgaatttggagttgatttatagaactcaaaaattatagTCGTTAGATCACAAGAGTTATAAGCCGTCCAGATTCAACAGTTAGCGTTTTTATGAAAAACTCGGTGCTTTCAGGAACGACGCTGGCTTGTGGAGTAAAAGGGGGCGTTGGTAATACAAGCGCCAGCGTTAAAGACAAGACCTATCTTCCTTTCATGAAGCACGCTACATGTTTTAACCCACTCAACAAAcctacaaatttgttggtttgaacatccatttttcatgtttgttgagtccatagtgggagaaaaatcaacaaacttcaagtttgttgagtccatatgaACTTCTCTTAGGCCTATTCCCATGCACATGTCAAACATTACATTTTTTCATATATGcgcccactatgggtatgccaaactgccaaacgTGTATGTCTATCTGTCAaaaataacatataggcatacacgatggagtttccagcgagcgatagatAACCCATCGCTAGATGGTAAAAATGTCGCTCGCTGGTCTTTCAAGCGCTAGCGTTAGTCATCACATTGACCGCTGACTTGATCATCGCTTATCAGTTTCTCATCCAACGGGTTTCTCCGTTTATAAATActcaatttcaaactcatttcaacttacaccagaatttctaaatctctctaaaatttctcaatctccaattctTTTCTGATCTTCTAATTCCTCAAAGAGCATGGCTAATAATGTGAACATGGTTGAGTTCGTAGCAAACCAACATCGTGACAATGTGCGAGTACGAATTAGGAGGCGAATATCAAAGTTTACTACTACGAAAGATGAttgtatttgcaggaattatgtttcTTTAACTAAGACTTTATTCGAAGATGAATTCAGTCCCCAACCATTTTGGAAAATGTTTTTtgggaaatttcaagaacaaacacTGAACCCCAACAATCGTGATGTTTCAGGGTTGAGTCATCGCTTCAATATAATCAATATGGAAGTTACTAGGTATGTTGTTTTATTTCAGCAAGAATGTCCAAACTTGAGGAGTGGTGAAACCATAATGGAACTTCAACAAAGATGTTGTACGGAGTATCGTCGCATCTACGAAAAAGACTTCGAATTTGGAAGTTGTTTCGAGATTTTAAGATACTTGCCCAAATATTgtccaatatttatgttttaatttcttaattggGTTAAATTATGTCTGTAAGGCACATCCGAAGGTATATTTATGTCCAATACCACGGCTTGCAAATAGTTACATAAACATACCACGAGCTTTCTAATATACCCGAGCCAGATACTATCTAATTAGCAAATTCCGAATGTATCCCAAAAATTATCGAACTGATGTCGCGTTTGGATGGGCCGTATAAATAGGAAAAGTATACTCCGAATATCATATCATTTCTCTCTCTTGAGATATGCAGCGAGTATCTCCCTTCGTCGTCTTCAAACCCTAGTTCGTTTGGTGCAAAATATACCCATACTAGTGTTTTCGCCATCAAATTCATTAAACGTGAGCTAAATTCAATCCCTACCTTCACCGTAACTCGAATGATTTCAATGGATTTGGGTGTTTTCCTAACTTTTGCTTTTACTGTATCCAGGGTTTCGGGCTTTCGGCACTGGTAAAAGCTTCATAACTGGtaaattcttcttcattaaaCTTATTGATACTCA includes the following:
- the LOC113289694 gene encoding protein FAR1-RELATED SEQUENCE 5-like, with translation MEFEPLNNMDMEFDIGSGEENDDLDINNNGIDLEQDVDYDNGEFLDGGDLFGDIVPVTTDTDADLEPYEGMEFESEEAARIFYNSYARRVGFSTRVSTYHRSRHDDAIICRQIVCSRQGFHQGRDRNSKRKQKRPRAIARVGCKAMIMVKKKDTGKWIVSKITKEHNHELVPHDKVHSLRSHKHISGSARSLIDTLQAAGIGPSGVMSVLIKESGGVDNVGFSTVDYRNYLTSRQRHFGGGAQQVLDYLKQMQAEDPTFFYEIQGDSDHSAGNIFWTDATCRMNYNCFGDTVIFDTVYRTNRYRVPFAPFTGWNHHGQPVLFGCALLLNESESSFIWLFQAWLAQMSGRHPISITTDQDRVIEAAVTHVFPDTRHRFCKWNIFREAQDKLSGVCQSHPNFEIEFRKCINTTESIEEFESSWQLLLQRYDLMENEWLQSMYNARMQWVPVYLRDTFFAEMSVTQASDSINSFFDGYVNASTTVQVLVKQYEKAIASRHEKEVKADYDTLNTAPVLKTPSPMEKQAANIYTRRIFVKFQEELVETLASTATKIEDSGTVTVYRVVKFGEEHKAYIVRFHVFEMLANCSCQMFEFSGVLCKHILAVFRVTNVLTLPSHYVLRRWTRNAKSGVVVDDHALELQSTSKESSIDRFNNLRQEVIKYVDEGAKSSQTYNVAMDALKEAIKKVKTSKKHGSGVAPLGNLPNGSNGEVCSAEGNRLGQLQSCSADEKEKKIEELVNELECANERCEVYRENLLAVLKDMEEQKLKLSVKVQNVRLSLED